A genomic segment from Janthinobacterium sp. 64 encodes:
- the mutM gene encoding bifunctional DNA-formamidopyrimidine glycosylase/DNA-(apurinic or apyrimidinic site) lyase, with amino-acid sequence MPELPEVEVTRRGVAPHIEGRAVRAVVLRRDGLRWPFPAALGEQLSGQTIGLTGRRGKYLLIHFRHGTLIIHLGMSGHLRVLPTDTQAQKHDHFDLVVEDADGGSQVLRMTDPRRFGAVLWHDEADGPLDGHALLRGLGTEPLEGGFTGQLLFEKTRNKGTNIKQVLMAGDIVVGVGNIYCSESLFRAGINPKTPARRIGLARYEKLAQAIRDVLAEAIVQGGSTLRDFIGVNGQSGYFQQTYFTYNRAGKPCRVCGAPIRQIVQGQRSTFYCVNCQK; translated from the coding sequence ATGCCAGAATTGCCAGAAGTCGAAGTCACACGGCGCGGTGTCGCGCCCCACATCGAGGGCCGCGCCGTGCGCGCCGTCGTGCTGCGCCGCGACGGCCTGCGCTGGCCCTTCCCTGCGGCCCTGGGCGAACAATTGTCGGGGCAAACCATCGGCCTGACGGGGCGGCGCGGCAAATACCTGCTGATCCACTTCCGCCACGGCACCCTGATCATCCACTTGGGCATGTCCGGCCATTTGCGCGTGCTGCCAACGGACACGCAGGCGCAAAAACACGACCATTTCGACCTCGTCGTGGAAGACGCGGACGGCGGCAGCCAGGTGCTGCGCATGACGGACCCGCGCCGCTTCGGCGCCGTGCTGTGGCACGACGAGGCCGACGGCCCGCTCGATGGCCACGCGCTGCTGCGGGGACTCGGTACGGAACCGCTGGAAGGCGGCTTCACGGGCCAGCTGCTGTTCGAAAAAACGCGCAACAAGGGCACCAATATCAAGCAGGTGCTGATGGCGGGCGACATCGTCGTCGGCGTGGGCAATATCTATTGTTCCGAAAGCCTGTTTCGCGCGGGGATCAACCCGAAGACGCCGGCCCGGCGCATCGGCCTGGCGCGCTATGAGAAACTGGCGCAAGCGATCCGCGACGTGCTGGCCGAAGCCATCGTGCAGGGCGGCAGCACCCTGCGCGATTTCATCGGCGTGAATGGCCAGTCCGGCTACTTCCAGCAGACGTATTTCACATACAACCGCGCGGGCAAGCCATGCCGCGTGTGCGGCGCGCCTATCCGCCAGATCGTGCAGGGACAGCGTTCCACGTTCTACTGCGTGAACTGTCAAAAGTAA
- a CDS encoding tetratricopeptide repeat protein, which produces MKNAFAIVTLSALMATHAMAQTPVAPADAAAGPSAAAPQELDADAKTKGLPKVELSSDLLYKLTRAEMEFKSGQWQGPYVTMMVAAQQTRDPRLARRASEMALAAKQGSEALAAIRLWRELAPDSDEATQFFLGFVVLTDKIEEAEPIFAERLANAPAGARGVALFQMQQILSRSNDKLYAYSMVTRLAQPYLDMFEAHLVLAQGALSIGERERAIGEANKALAIKPNSELAVLTLAQVTGESEAAGKVLATFLQKNPDAVEVRGAYARLLVEQKQLEPAREQFLLLLKSAPDNVGALYALGIVALQLEDTKGAEQHFKRFLAVLEKSPGDTRDPFKALMILSQIAETRGDTAGAIAWLDKVDNSASSGYVEARLRRAQLIARGGNLDAARKALTEIETDDPASQAQVLLVDAQFLRDAGYVQSAYTVLENALLRFPDNPELLYDYALLAERLDKLELMEASLRRVMALAPDNQHAYNALGYSLAERGIRLPEAHALIEKALQMAPGDPFIMDSMGWVQFRMGNLAAAENALRRAYAVRSDPEIAVHLGEVLWQKGDKDEAQKLWREARSKDPKNDALKSTLARLNVSL; this is translated from the coding sequence TTGAAAAACGCTTTCGCCATTGTAACCTTGTCCGCCCTGATGGCCACGCATGCCATGGCACAGACGCCCGTCGCCCCCGCCGATGCCGCGGCCGGCCCCTCTGCGGCCGCGCCGCAGGAGCTGGACGCCGACGCCAAGACGAAGGGTTTGCCCAAGGTCGAATTGAGCAGCGATCTGCTGTACAAGCTGACCCGCGCTGAAATGGAATTCAAGAGCGGCCAGTGGCAAGGGCCGTACGTGACGATGATGGTGGCGGCGCAGCAGACGCGCGACCCGCGCCTGGCGCGCCGCGCTTCCGAAATGGCGCTGGCCGCCAAGCAGGGCAGCGAAGCGCTGGCGGCCATCCGCCTGTGGCGCGAGCTGGCACCCGATTCGGACGAGGCGACGCAGTTCTTCCTCGGCTTTGTCGTGTTGACGGACAAGATCGAAGAAGCGGAACCGATTTTCGCCGAGCGCCTGGCCAATGCGCCAGCGGGCGCGCGCGGCGTGGCCCTGTTCCAGATGCAGCAGATTTTGTCGCGCTCGAATGACAAGCTGTATGCCTATTCGATGGTGACGCGCCTGGCGCAGCCTTACCTGGACATGTTTGAAGCGCACCTGGTGCTGGCGCAGGGCGCCCTGTCGATCGGCGAGCGTGAGCGCGCCATCGGCGAAGCGAACAAGGCGCTGGCGATCAAGCCGAATTCCGAGCTGGCCGTGCTGACCCTGGCGCAGGTGACGGGCGAGTCCGAGGCGGCGGGCAAGGTGCTGGCCACTTTCCTGCAAAAGAATCCGGACGCCGTCGAAGTGCGCGGCGCGTATGCGCGCCTGCTGGTCGAACAAAAACAGCTGGAGCCGGCGCGCGAGCAATTTCTGCTGCTGCTGAAAAGCGCGCCCGATAACGTGGGCGCGCTGTATGCGCTCGGTATCGTGGCCCTGCAGCTGGAAGACACCAAGGGCGCGGAGCAGCACTTCAAGCGCTTCCTGGCCGTGCTTGAAAAATCCCCCGGCGACACGCGCGATCCGTTCAAGGCCCTGATGATCTTGTCGCAGATCGCCGAGACGCGCGGCGACACGGCCGGCGCCATCGCCTGGCTGGACAAGGTCGACAACAGCGCATCAAGCGGTTATGTCGAGGCGCGCTTGCGCCGCGCCCAGCTGATCGCCCGTGGCGGCAATCTCGATGCGGCGCGCAAGGCGCTGACGGAAATCGAAACGGACGATCCGGCAAGCCAGGCGCAGGTGCTGCTGGTCGATGCGCAATTCCTGCGCGACGCTGGTTACGTGCAAAGCGCCTACACGGTGCTGGAAAACGCCTTGCTGCGCTTCCCCGATAATCCTGAACTGCTGTATGACTACGCCTTGCTGGCCGAGCGCCTGGATAAGCTCGAACTGATGGAGGCGAGCCTGCGCCGCGTGATGGCGCTGGCGCCCGACAACCAGCATGCGTACAACGCCCTGGGCTACTCGCTGGCCGAGCGGGGCATTCGCCTGCCGGAAGCCCATGCGCTGATCGAAAAAGCCTTGCAGATGGCGCCGGGCGACCCGTTCATCATGGACAGCATGGGCTGGGTGCAGTTCCGCATGGGCAACCTGGCCGCCGCGGAAAACGCGCTGCGCCGCGCCTATGCCGTGCGCAGCGACCCGGAAATCGCCGTCCACCTGGGCGAAGTGCTGTGGCAGAAGGGCGACAAGGATGAAGCGCAAAAACTGTGGCGCGAAGCGCGAAGCAAGGACCCGAAAAACGATGCGCTGAAAAGTACGCTGGCGCGCTTGAATGTCAGTTTGTAA
- a CDS encoding outer membrane lipoprotein LolB produces the protein MPKNLFALTSLCLSLSACSTLTSPFSSGAAPSANTVAPYREQVELTGRLNVVYQKDDKPESATVNFNWQQTAQRTDVTLYSPVGSTLATIAVTPQQAVLTQSGKAPRSAPDVDTLSAQMLGWSLPVSGLRDWLQGYAVGADGKRFAASPANDSVTTKDGWRLRYVSWQEVGQNAADNTPGALPQPRRIDAERNASAQADAVSLRIVLDPATSAPAP, from the coding sequence ATGCCAAAAAACCTCTTTGCTCTCACCTCCCTTTGCCTGTCCCTCTCGGCCTGCTCGACCCTGACCTCCCCATTCTCGTCCGGCGCCGCGCCATCCGCCAACACCGTCGCGCCCTACCGCGAGCAGGTGGAGCTGACGGGGCGCCTGAACGTCGTCTACCAGAAGGATGACAAGCCCGAATCGGCGACCGTCAATTTCAACTGGCAGCAGACGGCGCAGCGCACGGACGTGACCCTGTATTCGCCCGTCGGCAGTACCTTGGCGACGATTGCCGTCACGCCGCAGCAGGCCGTCTTGACGCAAAGCGGCAAGGCGCCGCGCAGCGCGCCCGATGTCGATACCCTGAGCGCGCAGATGCTGGGCTGGTCCTTGCCCGTGTCGGGCTTGCGCGACTGGCTGCAAGGCTATGCCGTGGGCGCCGATGGCAAGCGCTTCGCCGCTTCGCCGGCGAACGACAGCGTGACGACCAAAGACGGCTGGCGCTTGCGCTATGTGTCGTGGCAAGAAGTAGGGCAAAATGCGGCCGACAATACACCGGGCGCCTTGCCGCAACCGCGGCGTATCGATGCCGAACGCAATGCCAGCGCGCAGGCCGATGCCGTCTCGCTGCGCATCGTGCTCGATCCCGCCACTTCCGCACCTGCACCATGA
- the ispE gene encoding 4-(cytidine 5'-diphospho)-2-C-methyl-D-erythritol kinase: MTLTTLNNCPAPAKLNLFLHVNGRRADGYHLLQTVFQLLDHGDTLHFALRDDTAIVRVTELAGVPQEQDLIIRAATLLQAEVLRRTGALPRGVDIAIDKVLPMGGGLGGGSSDAATALMALNRLWQAGLTREELMALGLPLGADIPFFIFGENAFAEGVGEALQPVATPECWYVVIEPGVQVPTAAIFCAEGLTRNTEPVTIADFSRYLAEGNDAGGFGKNDLQQVACSLFKPVADAVEWLGAYGEARMTGSGACVFSAFGSQEEADAVLSNVPPVWIAWKAKALKRHPMLTML; the protein is encoded by the coding sequence ATGACACTGACGACCCTGAACAATTGCCCGGCCCCGGCCAAGCTGAACTTATTTCTACACGTCAACGGCCGCCGCGCCGATGGCTACCACCTGCTGCAGACGGTGTTCCAATTGCTCGACCATGGCGACACCTTGCACTTTGCGCTGCGCGACGACACGGCGATTGTCCGCGTGACGGAACTGGCCGGCGTGCCGCAGGAGCAGGACCTGATCATCCGCGCCGCGACATTGCTGCAGGCCGAAGTGCTGCGCCGCACGGGCGCCTTGCCCCGCGGCGTCGATATCGCCATCGACAAGGTGCTGCCCATGGGCGGCGGGCTCGGTGGCGGTTCGTCCGACGCGGCCACGGCCCTGATGGCCTTGAACCGTCTGTGGCAAGCGGGCTTGACGCGCGAGGAATTGATGGCGCTGGGCTTGCCGCTGGGCGCCGACATCCCGTTTTTCATCTTTGGCGAGAATGCCTTTGCCGAAGGCGTGGGCGAAGCCCTGCAGCCCGTCGCCACGCCAGAATGCTGGTATGTGGTGATCGAGCCGGGCGTGCAAGTACCGACCGCTGCAATTTTTTGCGCGGAAGGCTTGACGAGAAATACCGAACCCGTCACAATAGCGGACTTTTCCAGGTACCTCGCAGAAGGAAACGATGCGGGCGGGTTTGGTAAGAATGATTTACAGCAAGTAGCATGCAGTCTTTTCAAGCCGGTAGCAGATGCGGTAGAATGGCTCGGTGCTTACGGTGAAGCCAGGATGACTGGTTCCGGAGCTTGTGTGTTTAGTGCGTTTGGCAGTCAGGAAGAAGCGGATGCGGTGCTCAGCAATGTGCCACCAGTCTGGATCGCCTGGAAGGCAAAAGCGCTGAAACGCCACCCGATGCTCACCATGTTGTAG
- a CDS encoding ribose-phosphate pyrophosphokinase codes for MAYENLMVFTGNANPALAEGVAKNLGIPLGKANVSKFSDGEVMVEINENVRGKDVFVLQSTCAPTNDSLMEIMLMVDALKRASAGRITAAIPYFGYARQDRRPRSARVAISAKVVANMLEEAGVERVLIMDLHADQIQGFFDIPVDNIYASPILLGDLQKKNYQDLLVVSPDVGGVVRARALAKRLGCDLAIIDKRRPKANVSEVMNIIGEVEGRNCVIMDDMVDTAGTLTKAAEVLKERGAKKVVAYCTHAVLSGPAIDRISASPLDELVVTDTIPLSEAALACGKIRQLTCAPLLAETFKRIIKGDSVISLFID; via the coding sequence ATGGCTTACGAAAACCTGATGGTTTTTACCGGCAACGCGAATCCAGCGTTGGCAGAGGGGGTCGCAAAAAACCTCGGCATCCCTCTCGGTAAAGCAAACGTTTCGAAATTCTCCGACGGCGAAGTAATGGTCGAGATTAACGAAAACGTGCGCGGCAAGGATGTTTTTGTTTTGCAATCCACCTGTGCTCCAACCAACGACAGCCTGATGGAAATCATGCTGATGGTTGATGCCTTGAAACGTGCTTCCGCTGGCCGCATCACCGCCGCGATTCCTTACTTCGGCTACGCCCGCCAAGACCGTCGTCCCCGCTCCGCGCGTGTGGCGATTTCGGCCAAGGTGGTGGCGAACATGCTGGAAGAAGCCGGTGTCGAGCGCGTCCTGATCATGGACTTGCACGCTGACCAGATTCAAGGTTTCTTCGATATCCCAGTCGACAATATCTACGCTTCGCCAATTTTGCTCGGTGACCTGCAAAAGAAAAACTACCAGGATCTGCTGGTGGTGTCGCCGGACGTCGGCGGTGTGGTACGTGCGCGCGCCCTGGCAAAACGCCTGGGCTGCGACCTGGCCATCATCGACAAGCGTCGTCCAAAAGCGAACGTGTCCGAAGTGATGAACATCATCGGTGAAGTCGAAGGCCGCAACTGCGTGATCATGGATGACATGGTCGACACGGCAGGCACCCTGACCAAGGCTGCCGAAGTGCTCAAAGAGCGCGGCGCGAAAAAGGTCGTGGCGTATTGCACGCACGCGGTGCTGTCCGGCCCGGCGATCGACCGTATTTCGGCTTCGCCACTCGATGAGCTGGTCGTGACCGACACGATCCCCCTGTCCGAAGCGGCCCTGGCCTGCGGCAAGATCCGTCAATTGACGTGCGCGCCGCTGCTGGCCGAGACGTTCAAGCGCATCATCAAGGGTGATTCGGTTATTTCCCTCTTTATCGACTAA
- a CDS encoding 50S ribosomal protein L25/general stress protein Ctc codes for MKVIAFKRELQGSGASRRLRISGQTPGIVYGGAEAPVLISLDHNALYHALKKEVFHSSILELEIDGVSQQVLLRDFQVHAYKQLVLHADFQRVDAKQAIHVKVALHFTNADVSPAVKLHGATISHVANEIEVACLPGQLPEFINVDLSNIDVGHSLHVGDLVLPAGVTAVTHGANLTIATASVPAGHVAAEAAAAEVVADKK; via the coding sequence ATGAAAGTTATCGCATTTAAACGCGAATTGCAAGGTTCCGGAGCGAGCCGCCGCCTGCGCATTTCCGGCCAAACCCCTGGTATCGTCTACGGTGGCGCTGAAGCCCCTGTGCTGATCTCGCTGGATCACAACGCCCTGTACCACGCGTTGAAAAAAGAAGTGTTCCACTCGTCGATCCTGGAACTGGAAATCGACGGCGTTTCCCAGCAAGTTCTGTTGCGCGACTTCCAAGTCCACGCATACAAACAACTGGTCCTGCACGCTGACTTCCAGCGCGTTGACGCTAAGCAAGCTATCCACGTGAAAGTTGCTCTGCACTTCACGAACGCTGACGTTTCGCCAGCAGTCAAGCTGCACGGCGCGACCATCAGCCACGTTGCCAACGAAATCGAAGTAGCTTGCCTGCCAGGCCAACTGCCAGAATTCATCAACGTTGACCTGTCGAACATCGACGTCGGTCACTCGCTGCACGTCGGCGACCTGGTCCTGCCAGCTGGCGTGACCGCTGTCACCCACGGCGCCAACCTGACCATCGCTACCGCTTCGGTACCGGCTGGCCACGTTGCTGCTGAAGCCGCTGCTGCTGAAGTTGTTGCTGACAAGAAGTAA
- the pth gene encoding aminoacyl-tRNA hydrolase — MPIRLIVGLGNPGPEYEQTRHNAGFWLVDNLANSLSGTRLQRDSRYNAMLAKTSIGGNEVWLLEPLTFMNRSGQSVGALARFFKIAADEVLVVHDELDLMPGIARLKKGGSAGGHNGLKDITAALGTQDYWRLRLGIGHPRTLSLQQQVADFVLHRPRREDQELIEQAIEKSLQVMPQIVEGKFEAATMKLHTA, encoded by the coding sequence ATGCCCATACGCCTGATCGTCGGCCTCGGCAACCCGGGACCCGAATACGAACAAACCCGCCACAATGCCGGTTTCTGGCTGGTGGACAATCTTGCCAACAGCTTGTCCGGCACGCGCTTGCAGCGCGATTCGCGCTACAACGCCATGCTGGCCAAGACCTCCATCGGCGGTAACGAAGTCTGGCTGCTCGAACCGCTGACCTTCATGAACCGCTCGGGCCAGTCCGTGGGCGCACTGGCGCGTTTTTTCAAGATCGCCGCCGATGAAGTGCTGGTGGTGCACGACGAGCTCGATCTGATGCCCGGCATTGCGCGCCTGAAGAAAGGTGGCTCGGCCGGCGGCCACAATGGCTTGAAAGACATCACGGCCGCGCTGGGCACGCAGGATTACTGGCGCTTGCGCCTGGGCATCGGTCACCCGCGCACCCTGAGCCTGCAGCAGCAGGTGGCCGACTTCGTGCTGCACCGGCCGCGCCGTGAAGACCAGGAACTGATCGAGCAAGCCATCGAGAAATCCTTGCAGGTGATGCCGCAGATCGTCGAAGGCAAGTTCGAGGCGGCCACGATGAAGCTGCATACGGCCTGA
- the ychF gene encoding redox-regulated ATPase YchF: MSLQCGIVGLPNVGKSTLFNALTKAGIPAENYPFCTIEPNVGVVEVPDPRMDALAAIVKPERTVNAIVEFVDIAGLVAGASKGEGLGNQFLSHIRETDAIVNVVRCFEDDNVIHVAGKISPLDDIEVIQTELALADMGTVEKAIHRENKKARSGDKDAAKLVAIMERMMPYLNDAKPVRAMGLDADEMELIKPLCLITAKPAMFVANVSDSGFTNNPLLDQLTAYAQSQNAPIVAICAALEAEIADLDDADKGAFLADMGMEEPGLDRLIRSAYKLLGLQTYFTAGVKEVRAWTIHVGDTAPQAAGVIHTDFERGFIRAQTIAYDDFITYKGEAGAKEAGKMRAEGKEYVVKDGDVLNFLFNV, translated from the coding sequence ATGAGTCTCCAATGCGGTATCGTCGGCTTGCCGAACGTCGGCAAGTCCACCCTGTTCAATGCACTGACGAAAGCCGGCATCCCGGCTGAAAACTATCCGTTCTGCACCATCGAGCCGAACGTCGGCGTCGTTGAAGTGCCGGATCCACGCATGGATGCGCTGGCCGCCATCGTCAAGCCGGAACGCACGGTGAACGCCATCGTGGAATTCGTCGACATCGCCGGCCTGGTGGCTGGCGCATCGAAGGGCGAGGGCCTGGGCAACCAGTTCCTGTCGCACATCCGCGAAACGGACGCTATCGTCAACGTCGTGCGCTGTTTTGAAGATGACAACGTCATCCACGTGGCCGGCAAGATCAGCCCGCTTGACGATATCGAAGTCATCCAGACCGAACTGGCGCTGGCCGACATGGGCACCGTGGAAAAAGCGATTCATCGCGAAAACAAGAAAGCCCGCTCGGGCGACAAGGACGCGGCCAAGCTGGTGGCCATCATGGAACGCATGATGCCTTACCTGAACGATGCCAAGCCCGTGCGCGCGATGGGCCTGGACGCCGACGAAATGGAACTGATCAAGCCCTTGTGCCTGATCACGGCCAAGCCGGCCATGTTCGTGGCCAACGTGTCCGATTCGGGCTTCACGAATAACCCGCTGCTGGACCAGTTGACGGCCTACGCACAATCGCAAAACGCCCCCATCGTCGCCATCTGCGCGGCGCTGGAAGCGGAAATCGCCGACCTGGACGACGCCGACAAGGGCGCTTTCCTGGCCGACATGGGCATGGAAGAGCCCGGCCTGGACCGCCTGATCCGCAGCGCCTACAAGCTGCTGGGCCTGCAAACCTACTTCACGGCAGGCGTGAAGGAAGTGCGCGCCTGGACCATCCATGTGGGCGACACGGCACCGCAAGCGGCTGGCGTGATCCACACCGACTTCGAACGCGGCTTCATCCGCGCACAAACCATCGCCTATGACGACTTCATCACCTACAAGGGCGAAGCGGGCGCCAAGGAAGCGGGCAAGATGCGCGCCGAAGGCAAGGAATACGTGGTCAAGGATGGCGACGTGCTGAACTTCCTGTTCAACGTCTAG
- a CDS encoding PAS domain-containing hybrid sensor histidine kinase/response regulator yields the protein MNDIHRAGTAARAAQPALLKAGVLQEAIFSSPYFSCIATDAQGVIQLFNVGAERMLGYQADEVINQITPAGISDPAEVICRAAALSQELGTLIAPGFEALVYKASRGIEDSYELTYVRKDGSRFPAIVSVTALRDADDAILGYLLIGTDNTVRKHAEQERELLNRVMSDNSIELENARAQADKANRAKSEFLSSMSHELRTPLNAVLGFAQLMASDTPPPSASQQRSLEQILNGGWYLLRLINEILDLSMIESGRVAMSREAMALTEVLRDCRAMITPQAQKRHITLTFPTLDQPFYVHADLTRVKQVVINLLSNAIKYNRTGGSVQVECKQRGDKVRLSVRDTGNGLRAEQLQQLFQPFNRLGQEAGTEEGTGIGLVVTKQLVELMGGTLGVESEVGVGTLFWIELAASSAPELQLGEHAGNMGREPSADAPHDAPRRKVLYVEDNPANLFLVEQLIARRSDLGMLSAVDGHLGIALARQHQPDLILMDINLPGISGTEVLGLLRVDPLTAHIPVIALSANALPRDVRKGLDAGFLRYLTKPINVPEFMEALDTALSLTAASAKGATTP from the coding sequence ATGAACGACATTCACCGTGCCGGTACCGCCGCACGCGCAGCCCAGCCTGCGCTCCTGAAAGCGGGAGTGCTGCAGGAAGCCATCTTCAGCAGCCCCTATTTTTCCTGCATCGCCACCGATGCACAGGGTGTGATCCAATTATTCAATGTCGGTGCCGAGCGCATGCTGGGCTATCAGGCAGACGAGGTGATCAACCAGATCACGCCAGCCGGCATATCCGATCCGGCCGAGGTCATCTGCCGCGCCGCCGCCCTCTCGCAAGAACTCGGTACGCTGATCGCTCCCGGTTTTGAGGCGCTGGTCTACAAGGCGTCGCGCGGGATCGAAGACAGTTATGAGCTGACGTATGTGCGCAAGGATGGCAGCCGCTTCCCGGCGATCGTCTCGGTGACGGCGCTGCGCGATGCGGACGACGCCATTCTCGGCTATCTGCTGATCGGCACCGACAATACCGTGCGCAAGCATGCGGAACAGGAGCGCGAGCTGCTCAATCGCGTGATGAGCGACAATAGCATCGAACTGGAAAACGCGCGTGCGCAAGCGGACAAGGCCAACCGCGCCAAGTCGGAATTTTTGTCGAGCATGAGTCATGAGTTGCGCACGCCGCTCAACGCGGTACTGGGCTTTGCCCAGCTGATGGCGTCGGACACGCCGCCGCCCAGCGCCTCGCAGCAACGCTCGCTGGAGCAGATCCTCAATGGCGGCTGGTATCTGCTACGCCTGATCAATGAAATTCTCGACCTGTCGATGATCGAATCGGGGCGGGTCGCCATGTCGCGCGAGGCGATGGCGCTCACCGAAGTCTTGCGCGATTGCCGCGCGATGATCACGCCGCAGGCGCAAAAGCGCCACATCACGCTGACCTTCCCTACACTCGACCAGCCGTTCTACGTACATGCCGACTTGACGCGCGTCAAACAAGTGGTCATCAACCTGCTGTCGAATGCGATCAAATACAACCGCACGGGCGGCAGCGTGCAAGTGGAATGCAAACAGCGTGGCGACAAAGTGCGCCTGAGCGTGCGCGACACCGGCAACGGCCTCAGGGCCGAACAATTGCAACAATTATTCCAGCCGTTTAACCGACTGGGACAGGAAGCCGGCACCGAGGAAGGCACCGGCATCGGCCTTGTGGTCACCAAGCAGTTGGTCGAACTGATGGGCGGCACGCTGGGGGTGGAGAGCGAGGTCGGGGTCGGCACGCTGTTCTGGATCGAATTGGCAGCCTCATCTGCTCCTGAACTGCAACTCGGCGAGCATGCCGGGAATATGGGCCGGGAGCCATCGGCTGATGCGCCGCACGATGCGCCGCGCCGCAAGGTGCTGTACGTGGAGGACAATCCGGCCAACCTGTTCCTGGTCGAGCAATTGATCGCCCGCCGCAGCGACCTGGGCATGCTCAGCGCCGTCGATGGCCACCTCGGCATCGCGCTGGCGCGCCAGCACCAGCCCGATCTGATCCTGATGGACATCAACCTGCCCGGCATCAGCGGCACCGAGGTGCTGGGCTTGCTGCGCGTCGATCCGCTGACGGCGCACATCCCCGTCATCGCCTTGTCGGCCAACGCCCTGCCGCGTGACGTGCGCAAAGGCCTCGACGCCGGCTTCCTGCGCTATCTGACCAAGCCCATCAACGTACCCGAGTTCATGGAGGCGCTCGACACGGCCCTCAGCTTGACGGCAGCGTCGGCAAAGGGCGCCACAACGCCATAG
- a CDS encoding MipA/OmpV family protein codes for MNIAPVLLAFITLLAAMAPARAAEPALPLWEAGVFGGTAVTPAYPGASERSTRSLALPYLIYRGKVLRADRSGVGARLLDTQRFDVDIGFALSLPARSSDVPARRGMPDLGTLVEFGPRLKIKLAEPTQHSRLGLELPLRAVIETRGGLRRQGATFEPRLLYRLNDDGQAWHVDASIGAVLGNAAINDYFYGVSPAFATAQRPAYVAKSGLMLTRLGLGGSYRLQRDWRAFAFLRYDNYAGAANRSSPLLRQNSGTSAGIGLMWTWRRSDRIAVE; via the coding sequence ATGAATATCGCGCCTGTCTTGCTGGCCTTCATCACCCTCCTGGCCGCCATGGCGCCGGCGCGCGCCGCCGAGCCAGCGTTACCCTTATGGGAAGCGGGCGTGTTTGGCGGCACGGCCGTCACGCCCGCCTATCCGGGTGCCAGCGAACGCTCGACGCGCAGCCTGGCCCTGCCCTACCTGATTTATCGCGGGAAAGTATTGCGCGCAGACCGCTCCGGCGTGGGTGCGCGCCTGCTCGATACGCAGCGATTCGATGTCGATATCGGTTTTGCCCTGTCCTTGCCGGCCCGCTCCAGCGACGTGCCGGCCCGGCGCGGCATGCCGGACCTGGGCACCCTGGTGGAATTTGGCCCGCGCCTGAAAATCAAGCTGGCCGAACCGACACAACACAGCCGCCTGGGCCTGGAACTGCCTTTGCGCGCCGTCATCGAAACGCGCGGCGGCCTGCGCCGCCAGGGCGCCACGTTCGAGCCGCGCCTGCTCTACCGTCTGAACGATGACGGCCAGGCATGGCACGTCGATGCCAGCATCGGCGCCGTACTGGGCAATGCCGCCATCAACGATTACTTTTATGGCGTCAGCCCCGCGTTTGCCACCGCTCAGCGTCCAGCGTATGTGGCAAAAAGCGGGCTGATGCTCACGCGTCTGGGCCTCGGCGGCTCGTACCGGCTGCAGCGCGACTGGCGCGCCTTTGCCTTTTTGCGCTACGACAACTACGCAGGCGCCGCCAACCGTTCCAGCCCCTTGCTGCGCCAGAACAGCGGCACCTCGGCCGGCATCGGCCTGATGTGGACGTGGCGCCGCTCGGACCGCATAGCCGTCGAATGA